Proteins co-encoded in one Maylandia zebra isolate NMK-2024a linkage group LG16, Mzebra_GT3a, whole genome shotgun sequence genomic window:
- the LOC101473581 gene encoding cyclin-dependent kinase 5 activator 1 encodes MGTVLSISPATKKASIMDAEVAGDGGKNDKSLKRHSMFVSLSWKKLVASSAKKSAKKVTPNPLPTRELPSSQVAQLNSENVRKTHQTEEKKPKAPIPVPVPTVPTQNSESVVQNGRLSSVQKQPSSVSLVSPRRIVIQASTGELLRCLGDFLCRRCYKLKQLSSGEVILWFRNIDRTLLLQGWQDQGFITPANVVFVYLLCEDTISDSTDSPAELQGTFQTCLYLAYSYMGNEISYPLKPFMNETNKDVFWETSLRIINRMSAKMLQLNADPHFFTEVFQDLKNQRDSSESNLDR; translated from the coding sequence ATGGGAACCGTTCTCTCTATATCTCCCGCGACCAAGAAGGCGTCGATCATGGATGCCGAGGTCGCAGGAGACGGAGGGAAAAACGACAAGAGCCTCAAACGCCACTCAATGTTCGTGTCTCTGTCCTGGAAGAAGCTGGTGGCTAGTTCGGCCAAGAAGAGCGCAAAGAAAGTGACCCCGAACCCGCTGCCCACTCGAGAGCTGCCGTCCAGCCAGGTGGCTCAGCTCAACAGCGAAAACGTGAGGAAAACGCACCAGACCGAAGAGAAGAAACCGAAAGCGCCCATCCCCGTCCCGGTGCCCACGGTCCCCACGCAGAACAGCGAGTCTGTCGTGCAGAACGGGAGGCTGTCCTCGGTCCAGAAGCAGCCCAGCAGCGTGTCTCTGGTGTCACCCAGGCGGATAGTCATCCAGGCTTCAACCGGCGAGCTGCTTCGCTGTTTGGGGGACTTCTTGTGCCGCAGGTGTTACAAACTGAAACAGTTAAGCAGCGGAGAGGTGATCCTCTGGTTCCGAAACATTGACCGGACTCTTTTGCTCCAGGGCTGGCAGGACCAAGGCTTCATCACGCCGGCCAACGTGGTGTTCGTGTACCTGCTGTGCGAAGACACGATATCGGACAGCACCGACAGCCCAGCCGAGCTGCAGGGCACCTTTCAGACTTGCCTCTACCTCGCCTACTCGTACATGGGCAACGAGATCTCCTATCCGCTCAAGCCGTTCATGAACGAGACGAACAAGGACGTTTTCTGGGAGACATCGCTCCGGATCATCAACAGGATGAGTGCCAAAATGCTTCAGCTGAATGCAGACCCACACTTTTTCACCGAGGTTTTCCAGGACCTCAAAAACCAGCGCGACAGCAGCGAGTCGAACCTGGACCGCTGA